CCAGCCGTTGTGTCGGGGTTCGAAACGGCCGCGTTCGAACGGAACACCGTCATGGCGAACCGATCGCGGGAAAACGTCAGGACGGTCGCTTACACGACTTGCAGATGCTCTTCCTGTAGTTCCTCGTCCGTGTACTCCTGTCCGTGAACTTCCCTCATGTGGTTCTTGGCAAGTTCGATCGCTTCCGTTTCGTCTTCCGATTGGATGATGAACCGGCAATCGGCCGCTGCCGATTCGCAATCGAGTTTGTGTGCGTCAGTCATGGTACTCCCCCGCGAGAGTCACTACGCCCGTCCGAATTAGATAAGTATCTCATGGTAGCCGTGCAGGGACTGCCGTCGAGTCACTCGGTGACCGTCGGTCACCGGCTGCAAGCCGGAGCGGCCGCTGGCGGTCTCCTCGCCGTACGCACGCGGCCGCTCCGCGGCTCGTCTCCGGAGCGACGCTACGCAACGGGCGTCTCGAGACTGAGCGTCGGTATCTCGCGTCGGTAGGACTCGTACGTCGACTCCGCCCACTCCCGTGCCGCCGGGTCGTCGGTATCGATCAACGTCTGGACCGTCCCGCTGGTGGGATCGGTGCCGCTGATCGCGACGCGGTCGTCGAAGATACCGACCCCGTAGGGCGGCAAGTCGTCGCGCAGCCGGACCGTGAGATTGCCGTTTTCCAGGGCGCTGGCGAACTGCTCCGGGTCGGTCGAGCGGATGTAGTTGGCGACGCTTGGCGAGGCGATGATCTCCGCGTGCATGCCCGCGACGATTCGCTGACAGAGCTCGTCCCTGCACGGTTCGAGGAGGGCCACGTCGAACCCGACGACCCGGAACCGGTCCGTCTCTCGCAGCAGGGACGTAAAGCGGT
The nucleotide sequence above comes from Halosolutus halophilus. Encoded proteins:
- a CDS encoding DUF1059 domain-containing protein, producing MTDAHKLDCESAAADCRFIIQSEDETEAIELAKNHMREVHGQEYTDEELQEEHLQVV
- a CDS encoding helix-turn-helix transcriptional regulator, which gives rise to MLTSATNSPIDDVEFLARSDHRVTALAALARRPQSRADLRAMTGVSQSTIGRTLRAFEDRCWITREGRHYEATQLGAFVAAGMQELLDRLETEQTLRDVWQLLPDEADGFTIEMVSDAVVTVAAADDPYRPVNRFTSLLRETDRFRVVGFDVALLEPCRDELCQRIVAGMHAEIIASPSVANYIRSTDPEQFASALENGNLTVRLRDDLPPYGVGIFDDRVAISGTDPTSGTVQTLIDTDDPAAREWAESTYESYRREIPTLSLETPVA